The Candidatus Methylomirabilota bacterium sequence CGGCACGGCGACGCGGCGGCGGCCATCGGCGCCATGATCGCGGCCACTGCGGACAAGATGTACAGCCTGAGCGAGGAGAACCGGTTCCTGGAGGTCACCTACGCCAACGGTGACAAGGAGGTCCTCTACTTCAAGGACTTCTCCTCCGGCGCCATGATCGAGTCGGTGGTGCGGCGGGCCAAGAAGATGGCCCTCAAGCGGCACATCGCCGGCGGAGGCAAGGGCCTCATCGCCGACGACCTGCTGGCCGCCGTGCGCGAGGAGTTCAAGGAGAACGAGGACCTGCCCAACACCACCAATCCCGACGACTGGGCCAAGATCGCCGGGAAGAAGGGCGAGCGGATCGTCTACGTCAAGCCCCTGATGAGCGAGGCCAAGGACAAGCAGCGCAGTGTCGAGCGCATCGTCAATACCGGCCAGTACCTGTAACTGAGGTGGGAGGGGCCTCCCGCCCCTCCCATTCCCCCCCGGCTCGCGCCGACCGCGACCACCGGGGGTTCGTTTTCTGTGGCACCGTAGAGTGAGGGACGAATGGCGATCCCAAAAGTGATGGGCATCGAGACCGAGTACGGGATCACGGTCAGGAATCAGCCGGACTTCAACCCGATCCTCAGCTCCCTGCTGCTGATCAACTCCTACGAGACGTACCGCTCGTCCCGGATTCGCTGGGACTACGAAGCCGAGAGTCCTCTGCGCGATGCCCGAGGATTCGAATACATGGAGGAGAAGGACGTCCCCTCCAAGGAAGAATCGCGCCTCATCAACCTGATCCTCTCCAACGGCGCCCGGTTCTACGTCGACCACGCGCATCCGGAGTACTCGAGCCCGGAGACCACCAATCCCCGGGATCTGGTCATCTGGGACCGGGCCGGCGAGCGGGTCCTGAACCTGGCTCGGCAGCGGGCCGAGGCGGTCTCCCCCCCGGAACAGCGGATCCTGATCTACAAGAACAACACCGACTACAAGGGCAATTCCTACGGGACCCACGAGAATTACCTGATGGACCGCCGGGTCCCCTTCGCCCGGATCGTCCAGCACATGATGCCGTTCTTCGTGAGCCGGCAGATCTTCACCGGGGCCGGCAAGGTCGGCGCCGAGAACAATGCCGAGCCCTGCGAGTACCAGATTTCCCAGCGGGCCGACTTCCTGGAGACCGAAGTGGGGCTGGAGACCATGCATTCCCGTCCCATCATCAACACCCGGGACGAGCCGCACGCGGACCCCGAGAAGTACCGCCGCCTGCACGTGATCGTGGGCGACGCCAACATGAGCGAGCCGGCAAACTACCTCAAGGTCGGCACCATGGCCATCGTGCTGAGCATGGTGGAGGACGACTTCATCGACCGCGACCTGTCCATCGACGGCCCGGTGGCCGCGTATCGGCAGGTCTCGCGGGACCTGGCCTGCCGGGAGGCGATCCGCCTCAAGGATGGCCGCGCCATCACCGCCATCGAGCTCCAGCGAGAGTTTCTCGAGATGGCGCACCGCTATTACCGCGAGCACGAACCGGAGCCCTGGGTGCGCGACGTGCTGGTCCGGTGGGAGCACACGTTGGACCGGCTGGCCACGGATCCTACCGCGCTGGGGCGCGAGCTGGATTGGGTCATCAAGCGTCAGCTCATCGAGAACTACACGGCCCGTCACCACCTCGACTGGTCGGACTCTCGGGTCCAGATGCTGGATCTCCAGTACCATGACATCCGTCCCGGCAAGGGTCTCTACTACAAGCTGGAAGAGGGTGACGCGGTCGACCGCATCGTCACCGACGACGAGATCTCCAAGGCCATCTACGACCCGCCCAAGGACACCCGGGCGTACTTCCGCGGGATGTGTCTGCAGCGCTACGCGGAGGAGATCGTGTCGGCGAGCTGGGACTCGGTCATCTTCGACCTCAAGGAAGGGCCCCTGAAGAAGATCTTCATGCTGGAGCCGCTGCGCGGCACCGAAGCCCACGTCCGCCAGCTGCTCACCGAATCGCCCACTGCCGGCGACCTGCTACGCAACATCTCCCGTCCCAGCTCAGGAGTATGACAATCGAAGGGGGCCTCGACGGCCCCCTCCGAGCCTCCCCCAGGGAACGACTGCGCCGGCGGAGCCGGCGCTCGAACCAAGCCGGACGTCGAACGGCCGGGCTGCGCTGGACACCGCCGATTACAGGTAAAATAGGACTGACATGAGCGAGCAGCGTTGGTTCCGGGCGTTCAACGACTACGCGGGGTCCAGCTTCGTCGACCTGCTTCGCCACGCCTCGCCCCACATGCTGGGGAGTCAGGGCCCGGCCGCGGAGCGAGGGGCGCAGGCGTCCTTGGATACCGCGGTGCCCCACGGCACGACCGTCCTGGCCCTGCGGTACCGGGACGGGGTCGTCATGTCCGGCGATCGTCAGGCGACGTCGGGATTCCAGGTGGCCAGCCGCCGCATCGACAAAATCTTCAAGTGCGACGAGTACTCGGGCATCGGCATCGCCGGCGCGGCCGGCCCGGCCATGGAGATGGCCAAGCTGTTCCAAACCGAGCTCGAGCACTACGAGAAGGTGGAGGGCGACAACCTCTCTCTGGAGGGCAAGGCCAACAAGCTGGGCCAGATGATCCGGATGAACCTCCCGGCCGCCCTGCAGGGGCTGGCCGTCGTTCCCATCTTCGCCGGGTTCGACGAGAAGAACGGTTCGGGGCGCCTGTTCAAGTACGACATCACCGGAGGACGCTACGAGGAGACGAACTACGACGCCCAGGGCTCGGGCGCCAAGGATGCCCGCGACTCGCTGAAGAAGCTCTGGCGCAGGGACATGGATCGCGAGGAGGCCCTGCGCGTGGCCCTGGAGGCTCTCCTGGACGCGGCCGACGACGACGTGGGCACGGGGGGCCCCGATCTCATCCGCGGCATCTTCCCGACCGTGAAAGCCATCACCCGTTCGGGCTTCGCCGAGGTGAGTGACGCGGAAGTGCGCCGCCTCTGCGAAAGCATCCTGAAGGACCGGGCCAAAGCCGAGCAGGAGAGCTGAGCATGCCGCTGCCGTACTACGTCAGTCCCGAGCAGATGATGAAGGACAAGGCGGAGTACGCCCGCAAGGGCATCGCCCGTGGGCGCTCCATCGTGGCCCTGGAGTATCGCGAGGGCATCCTGCTGGTGGCCGAGAATCCGTCGAGCTTGTTGCACAAGATCTCGGAGATCTACGACCGCATCGCCTTCGCCGGGGTCGGCAAGTACAACGAGTTCGAGAACCTCCGCATCGCGGGAATCCGCCACGCCGATCTCAAGGGCTACTCCTACAGTCGCGGCGACGTCACCGCCAAGGCCCTGGCCAACGCGTATTCCCAGGCCCTGGGTAACATCTTCACCCAGGACATCAAGCCCTTCGAGGTGGAGGTGCTGGTGGCCGAGGTGGGCGACGACAACGGGGCGCGCAACGAGATCTACCACATCCTCTACGACGGCACCATCGAAGACGAGCGCAACTACGCGGCCATGGGCGGGCAAGCCGACGAGATCCGCCGCTTCCTCAAGGAAAACTACAAGGATGGCCAGGACCTCGGCGAAGCCTTGAAGCTCGGCGTGCGGGCCCTCAACGTGACCCAGAACAAGACACTGAGCGAGCGCGATCTGGAGATCGCCGTGCTCGATCGGACCAAGACGCGGCGGAAGTTCCGGCGCATCCCTCCCGAGGCGGTCGCGCAGCTCTTGGGCACGGTGCGCTAGACCGTGTTACGCTGAGGGCACCAGGTCATGAAGCGGCGGATCTTCGGCCTCGAGAACGAGTACGGTCTCACCTGCACGCTGAACGGTCAGCGCCGCCTCAGCCCGGACAACGTCGCCCGCTATCTCTTCGAGAAGGTCATCCCCGGCGCCCGCAATGCCAATGTCTTTCTCGAGAACGGGGCCCGTCTGTATCTCGACACCGGCTTCCATCCCGAGTACGCCACGCCCGAGTGCGACGACGTGGCCGAGCTGGTGATCCACGACAAGGCCGGGGAGCGGATCGTCGAGGACCTGCTCCATCAGGCGGAAAAGCGCCTGCGCGAGGATGGGATCTCCGGCAATATTTTGTTATTCAAGAACAATACGGACTCGGCCGGGAACTCGTACGGGTGCCACGAGAACTACCTGGTCAGCCGGGACGTCTCGTTCCAGCGGCTGGCCGAGGCCTTGATCCCCTTCTTCGTGACCCGACAGATCTTCGCGGGAGCCGGCAAGGTGCTGCAAACCCCCCGGGGCTTCCACTACTGCCTGTCCCAGCGGGCCCAGCACATCTGCCAGGAGATCTCCGGCGCCACCACTTCCTCGCGCTCCATCATCAACACGCGCGACGAGCCGCATGCCGACGCCGAGCGCTACCGCCGGCTGCACGTCATCGTCGGTGACTCCAACATGTCGGAAGTCGCCACGTACCTCAAAGTAGGGACGACCGCCCTCGTCCTCGACATGATCGAAGACGGCTTCTTCGACCGGGATTACTCCCTGCAGTCGCCGGTCCAGGCCATCCGGGACATCTCTCACGACCCGACCCTGAAGGAGACCGTCAAGCTGAAGGACGGGCGCTCCATCTCAGCGCTGCAGCTGCAGCTGGAGTACCTGGAGTACGCCACCCGCTACGTCGCCTCCATCGATGCCGACGACGTGTCCAAAGACGTGCTGGCCCGGTGGACGGACGTGCTGGCGAAGCTGGAGACCGATCCCGTGCAGCTCGACCGAGAGCTGGACTGGGTCATCAAGCGCCAGTGGATCGAGAGCTACATGAGCCGGCACCGGCTGTCCTGGCGTGACCCCAAGATCTCCCTGATGGATCTGCAGTACCACGACATCCGCCCGGATCGGGGGGTCTACTACAAGCTGGCGGGCCGGGACATGGTGGACCGGATCACCGACGACGAGACGATCGAACAGGCCAAGCACATGCCGCCCCAGACCACGCGGGCCCGTCTCCGGGGTGAGTTCATCCGGCAGGCGAACCTCAAGGGCAAGGACTACCGGGTGGACTGGGTCTACCTCAAGCTCAACGACCCGGAGCGCGAGACCATCCTCTGCAAGGACCCGTTCCAGTCGCACGACGAGCGGGTCGCCCGCCTGATCCGCTCCTTCTAGGGGTTGGGGGGGACTGCGGGGCCATTCCCGGCCCCCACCTGTCGGGAGATCACCCGCCTGAGCACCTCGCGGTCCACGGGCTTCAGCAGGTGGGCGTCACACCCTGCCGCCAGCGCCCGCAACTGATCCTCGTGCCGTCCGTACCCGGTGAGGGCAACCAGCAGCACGTCCGACCCCAGCGCTTGCCGCAGGCGCTCGGCCACCTCGTAGCCGTCCATCCCCGGCAACCCGATGTCGAGGAGCACGACCTGGGGCCGCCGGGCCAGGGCCACCGCGATGGCGCGATCACCGTCGTCCGCCACGTCGACCTCGTGGCCGTCGAACTCCAGCATGATCTTCAGGGTCTGCAGCGCATCGGGATCGTCCTCGACGACCAGGATGTGCCGAGGCGCCACGCCCGGTGTCGGCGCTTCGCTCT is a genomic window containing:
- a CDS encoding proteasome ATPase is translated as RHGDAAAAIGAMIAATADKMYSLSEENRFLEVTYANGDKEVLYFKDFSSGAMIESVVRRAKKMALKRHIAGGGKGLIADDLLAAVREEFKENEDLPNTTNPDDWAKIAGKKGERIVYVKPLMSEAKDKQRSVERIVNTGQYL
- the dop gene encoding depupylase/deamidase Dop, whose protein sequence is MAIPKVMGIETEYGITVRNQPDFNPILSSLLLINSYETYRSSRIRWDYEAESPLRDARGFEYMEEKDVPSKEESRLINLILSNGARFYVDHAHPEYSSPETTNPRDLVIWDRAGERVLNLARQRAEAVSPPEQRILIYKNNTDYKGNSYGTHENYLMDRRVPFARIVQHMMPFFVSRQIFTGAGKVGAENNAEPCEYQISQRADFLETEVGLETMHSRPIINTRDEPHADPEKYRRLHVIVGDANMSEPANYLKVGTMAIVLSMVEDDFIDRDLSIDGPVAAYRQVSRDLACREAIRLKDGRAITAIELQREFLEMAHRYYREHEPEPWVRDVLVRWEHTLDRLATDPTALGRELDWVIKRQLIENYTARHHLDWSDSRVQMLDLQYHDIRPGKGLYYKLEEGDAVDRIVTDDEISKAIYDPPKDTRAYFRGMCLQRYAEEIVSASWDSVIFDLKEGPLKKIFMLEPLRGTEAHVRQLLTESPTAGDLLRNISRPSSGV
- the prcB gene encoding proteasome subunit beta, with amino-acid sequence MSEQRWFRAFNDYAGSSFVDLLRHASPHMLGSQGPAAERGAQASLDTAVPHGTTVLALRYRDGVVMSGDRQATSGFQVASRRIDKIFKCDEYSGIGIAGAAGPAMEMAKLFQTELEHYEKVEGDNLSLEGKANKLGQMIRMNLPAALQGLAVVPIFAGFDEKNGSGRLFKYDITGGRYEETNYDAQGSGAKDARDSLKKLWRRDMDREEALRVALEALLDAADDDVGTGGPDLIRGIFPTVKAITRSGFAEVSDAEVRRLCESILKDRAKAEQES
- the prcA gene encoding proteasome subunit alpha, yielding MPLPYYVSPEQMMKDKAEYARKGIARGRSIVALEYREGILLVAENPSSLLHKISEIYDRIAFAGVGKYNEFENLRIAGIRHADLKGYSYSRGDVTAKALANAYSQALGNIFTQDIKPFEVEVLVAEVGDDNGARNEIYHILYDGTIEDERNYAAMGGQADEIRRFLKENYKDGQDLGEALKLGVRALNVTQNKTLSERDLEIAVLDRTKTRRKFRRIPPEAVAQLLGTVR
- the pafA gene encoding Pup--protein ligase, with the protein product MKRRIFGLENEYGLTCTLNGQRRLSPDNVARYLFEKVIPGARNANVFLENGARLYLDTGFHPEYATPECDDVAELVIHDKAGERIVEDLLHQAEKRLREDGISGNILLFKNNTDSAGNSYGCHENYLVSRDVSFQRLAEALIPFFVTRQIFAGAGKVLQTPRGFHYCLSQRAQHICQEISGATTSSRSIINTRDEPHADAERYRRLHVIVGDSNMSEVATYLKVGTTALVLDMIEDGFFDRDYSLQSPVQAIRDISHDPTLKETVKLKDGRSISALQLQLEYLEYATRYVASIDADDVSKDVLARWTDVLAKLETDPVQLDRELDWVIKRQWIESYMSRHRLSWRDPKISLMDLQYHDIRPDRGVYYKLAGRDMVDRITDDETIEQAKHMPPQTTRARLRGEFIRQANLKGKDYRVDWVYLKLNDPERETILCKDPFQSHDERVARLIRSF